One genomic segment of Mangifera indica cultivar Alphonso chromosome 6, CATAS_Mindica_2.1, whole genome shotgun sequence includes these proteins:
- the LOC123219778 gene encoding protein LURP-one-related 11-like isoform X2, whose amino-acid sequence MVNECKEASKVYPGQGPLAPSASSSSSSVPCYFTSKQETFTVWMKSLVLNGKGCTVFDSEGHIRYRVDNYNSNSSNEVYLMDFDGRVLFTIIKKKYRLLGLSWEGYRSCDNKEIEMKKPGFQVRKALKILRRRECKAVLGLDNDEPYEYKIKNNWTDKMSVGWKIVDMLGEVVAEVKKKETKSGVALGDDVFTVVVKPCVDHSIIMGLLVVYSLIM is encoded by the exons ATGGTCAATGAATGTAAAGAAG CATCAAAGGTTTATCCTGGCCAAGGCCCACTTGCTCCTTCTgcttcgtcttcttcttcttcagttcCATGCTACTTCACATCAAAACAAGAAACTTTTACGGTCTGGATGAAATCTCTGGTGCTGAACGGTAAAGGTTGCACTGTATTCGACTCCGAGGGCCATATCAGGTACCGCGTTGATAACTACAACTCCAACTCCAGCAACGAAGTTTATCTTATGGACTTCGATGGCAGAGTTCTATTCACTATTATCAAAAAG AAGTACAGATTGTTGGGATTGAGCTGGGAAGGTTACAGAAGTTGTGATAATAAGGAGATTGAGATGAAAAAGCCCGGATTTCAAGTGAGAAAAGCCTTGAAGATTTTGAGGAGGCGGGAGTGTAAAGCTGTATTAGGGCTGGATAATGATGAACCTTATGAATACAAGATAAAGAACAACTGGACAGACAAGATGAGTGTTGGATGGAAGATCGTAGACATGCTTGGAGAAGTAGTTGCAGAAGtgaaaaagaaggaaacaaaaAGTGGAGTTGCTCTAGGAGATGATGTGTTTACAGTGGTGGTCAAACCTTGTGTTGACCACTCTATTATCATGGGGCTTCTTGTTGTCTACAGTCTCATCATGTAA
- the LOC123219778 gene encoding protein LURP-one-related 3-like isoform X1, with protein sequence MNVKKYAIHLELLEVLTLIKVCSMANSTSLKASKVYPGQGPLAPSASSSSSSVPCYFTSKQETFTVWMKSLVLNGKGCTVFDSEGHIRYRVDNYNSNSSNEVYLMDFDGRVLFTIIKKKYRLLGLSWEGYRSCDNKEIEMKKPGFQVRKALKILRRRECKAVLGLDNDEPYEYKIKNNWTDKMSVGWKIVDMLGEVVAEVKKKETKSGVALGDDVFTVVVKPCVDHSIIMGLLVVYSLIM encoded by the exons ATGAATGTAAAGAAG TATGCCATACATTTGGAGCTCTTAGAAGTTCTAACTCTAATTAAGGTTTGCTCCATGGCGAATTCAACGTCCCTAAAAGCATCAAAGGTTTATCCTGGCCAAGGCCCACTTGCTCCTTCTgcttcgtcttcttcttcttcagttcCATGCTACTTCACATCAAAACAAGAAACTTTTACGGTCTGGATGAAATCTCTGGTGCTGAACGGTAAAGGTTGCACTGTATTCGACTCCGAGGGCCATATCAGGTACCGCGTTGATAACTACAACTCCAACTCCAGCAACGAAGTTTATCTTATGGACTTCGATGGCAGAGTTCTATTCACTATTATCAAAAAG AAGTACAGATTGTTGGGATTGAGCTGGGAAGGTTACAGAAGTTGTGATAATAAGGAGATTGAGATGAAAAAGCCCGGATTTCAAGTGAGAAAAGCCTTGAAGATTTTGAGGAGGCGGGAGTGTAAAGCTGTATTAGGGCTGGATAATGATGAACCTTATGAATACAAGATAAAGAACAACTGGACAGACAAGATGAGTGTTGGATGGAAGATCGTAGACATGCTTGGAGAAGTAGTTGCAGAAGtgaaaaagaaggaaacaaaaAGTGGAGTTGCTCTAGGAGATGATGTGTTTACAGTGGTGGTCAAACCTTGTGTTGACCACTCTATTATCATGGGGCTTCTTGTTGTCTACAGTCTCATCATGTAA